One genomic segment of uncultured Desulfobacter sp. includes these proteins:
- a CDS encoding phage baseplate assembly protein V has translation MKPLTTLPDIDIEINGVTLLPGIVKKITGITVIQKLCVPSVCEIEFSDNEGPVVASDSLVPGSEVAVTIRGEAEPLFKGIFTAIEYYYGPQGVITTSIRGYDPLISICKTQHTTTYTQVTASDIFKEMCDITVVEKSALTEWKRVVQFNESDIDFVTRICRDSGCFFFFHQNNINIFDLCVSEPDFNLTAGENLHECRFEVNSSRSLKSVYTNGWNPFVAELNDSKITESIAGANIDFQLSKNAEHLASEKQLVDMSVGNTREAESLSKAALDISKAGEVSFSGTADGTPQLFPGITVRVDNVAGEFKGDYKLTEVTHILNSQYGYISKFTTMPPENRPDKPEAVTTFGTVTDINDPENIGRIKVTLDAYNKTETGWLNVVLPSSGKEKGLVMLPCVGDRVLVLFMNSDPGRGLVLGGVSTHTDSSHGWGIDSGRVNSFSFISPSGQKIVLNDTEQTIALENKPGSSITLGPERLEINSKTDVIIEAKGKTITIKGANIDFTKG, from the coding sequence ATGAAACCATTAACAACACTTCCTGATATAGATATTGAAATAAACGGTGTGACACTACTCCCAGGTATTGTAAAAAAAATAACGGGGATTACCGTAATTCAGAAACTTTGTGTACCATCTGTCTGTGAGATAGAATTTTCAGATAATGAAGGGCCGGTTGTTGCCTCTGACAGCCTGGTTCCCGGTTCGGAGGTTGCAGTTACTATCCGGGGTGAGGCAGAACCTCTTTTTAAAGGTATTTTTACGGCAATTGAGTATTATTACGGCCCCCAGGGCGTTATTACAACATCAATACGGGGGTATGACCCTCTTATTTCTATCTGTAAAACACAGCATACAACAACGTATACTCAAGTGACGGCCTCAGACATTTTTAAAGAGATGTGTGATATTACGGTAGTGGAAAAAAGCGCCCTTACCGAATGGAAAAGAGTGGTTCAGTTTAATGAAAGCGATATTGATTTTGTTACCAGAATCTGCCGTGATTCAGGATGTTTTTTCTTCTTTCATCAAAACAATATTAACATTTTTGATCTTTGTGTTTCTGAACCTGATTTTAATCTGACTGCCGGTGAAAACCTCCATGAATGCCGTTTTGAAGTAAACAGTTCCCGTTCATTAAAATCTGTTTACACAAATGGATGGAACCCTTTTGTTGCAGAGCTTAACGACAGTAAAATTACAGAGTCTATAGCAGGCGCCAATATTGATTTTCAGTTAAGTAAAAATGCTGAACATCTTGCATCTGAAAAACAGCTGGTGGATATGTCTGTCGGCAACACAAGGGAGGCGGAATCACTGTCCAAGGCAGCGCTTGATATCAGCAAGGCAGGTGAAGTTTCCTTCAGCGGGACTGCTGACGGAACCCCACAATTGTTTCCGGGTATAACAGTCCGTGTTGATAATGTTGCAGGTGAATTTAAAGGGGACTATAAACTCACTGAAGTCACCCATATCTTGAACTCTCAATACGGATATATTTCAAAGTTCACAACAATGCCCCCTGAAAACAGGCCTGACAAACCAGAGGCAGTAACAACCTTCGGGACGGTAACCGACATAAATGACCCTGAAAATATTGGTAGAATAAAAGTAACCCTTGACGCATACAATAAAACTGAAACAGGCTGGCTAAATGTGGTTCTCCCTTCTTCAGGAAAAGAAAAAGGACTGGTGATGCTTCCCTGTGTCGGGGACAGGGTTCTTGTCCTTTTCATGAACAGCGACCCCGGCAGGGGCCTTGTTTTAGGCGGTGTTTCCACTCATACAGACAGTTCACACGGATGGGGGATTGATTCCGGCAGGGTCAACAGTTTTTCATTTATCTCCCCTTCAGGCCAGAAAATAGTTTTAAATGATACTGAACAAACCATTGCGCTTGAAAACAAACCCGGCAGCTCTATAACACTTGGACCGGAGCGTCTTGAAATCAATTCAAAAACCGATGTGATCATTGAGGCGAAGGGAAAAACCATAACCATTAAAGGCGCGAACATAGATTTTACCAAAGGATAA
- a CDS encoding GPW/gp25 family protein — translation MKRFNAFKFNFSSKKDIALKETIAKGLDISEMGTLQMVDGSNSIRQSILMILSTVPGERIMRPDYGCELYKLTFSPNDETTAGLAIHYIKKAIAKWEKRIEITGIDAAPNAEYNEILDITMSYTIKKNLNEDHLTYSFNLENLEGSSN, via the coding sequence ATGAAACGTTTTAATGCGTTTAAGTTTAACTTTTCATCTAAAAAAGATATAGCCCTTAAAGAGACAATTGCCAAAGGCCTTGATATTTCAGAAATGGGAACGCTTCAAATGGTTGATGGAAGCAATTCCATCAGACAGTCGATATTAATGATTCTTTCAACAGTACCGGGTGAACGTATCATGCGTCCGGATTACGGATGTGAACTATACAAACTGACCTTTTCACCCAATGATGAAACAACCGCAGGCCTTGCTATTCATTATATAAAAAAGGCAATTGCAAAATGGGAAAAAAGAATAGAAATCACCGGTATTGATGCGGCTCCCAATGCTGAATATAACGAAATACTTGATATTACAATGTCATATACAATTAAAAAGAACCTTAATGAAGATCATTTAACCTACTCTTTTAATTTGGAAAATTTGGAAGGTTCTAGTAACTGA
- a CDS encoding phage tail sheath C-terminal domain-containing protein — protein MALSYQTPGIYVEETASGPRPIEAVGTSTVGFIGTAPNANAHVNELVPVTNWLQFVKEFVSDGDQSTGLSQAVFGFFQNCSGLCYIVNVGKNGTLSGSSAAGREGLDLFEEIDEIAIVAAPGYTNPASYDAVLTHCEKMKDRVAVLDAPKEVALFNNLTKVAAPKPTTGSGDDSNDSTAAPAPKEKGLRARTSDSGFGAFYFPWLVVKDPLSPKKMITVPPSGHIAGIYARVDSTRGVHKAPANEPIRGALDLAYRVTREEQGELNINGVNCIRFFPGQGIRVWGARTLAESSSEWKYINVRRLFNMIEESIARSTQWVVFEPNDATLWNSIKRDVSAFLTMLWRQGALKGTTPEEAFFVKCDGETNPSDMINAGMVVTVIGIAPVKPAEFVIFKIGQSEGGIETSEEE, from the coding sequence ATGGCTTTAAGCTACCAGACCCCGGGCATTTATGTTGAAGAAACAGCATCAGGCCCCAGGCCGATTGAGGCAGTTGGCACAAGTACCGTAGGTTTTATTGGAACGGCACCAAATGCTAACGCACATGTAAATGAGCTTGTCCCCGTAACAAACTGGCTTCAGTTTGTAAAAGAATTTGTTTCGGATGGTGATCAGAGCACTGGGCTTTCCCAGGCAGTGTTCGGTTTTTTTCAAAACTGCAGCGGCCTTTGTTATATAGTTAATGTCGGGAAAAACGGAACCCTTTCCGGAAGCAGCGCGGCCGGACGTGAGGGCCTTGACCTTTTTGAAGAAATTGACGAAATTGCCATTGTTGCTGCGCCCGGATACACGAACCCTGCATCCTATGATGCTGTTTTAACGCATTGTGAAAAAATGAAAGACAGGGTGGCGGTGCTTGACGCCCCCAAAGAGGTAGCGCTGTTTAACAATCTTACAAAAGTGGCTGCACCAAAGCCAACAACCGGCTCAGGTGATGATTCGAATGATAGCACCGCCGCGCCGGCGCCTAAAGAAAAAGGGCTGCGTGCCAGAACATCGGACAGCGGTTTTGGCGCATTTTATTTTCCTTGGCTTGTTGTAAAAGATCCGCTTTCACCTAAAAAAATGATTACTGTCCCTCCTTCAGGGCACATAGCAGGAATTTACGCAAGGGTTGATTCCACAAGGGGCGTTCATAAGGCACCGGCAAATGAACCGATCCGGGGTGCTCTGGATCTTGCTTACCGTGTCACCCGTGAAGAACAGGGAGAGCTGAACATTAACGGCGTAAACTGCATTCGGTTTTTCCCGGGTCAGGGAATCAGGGTATGGGGAGCCAGAACCCTTGCTGAAAGCAGCAGCGAATGGAAGTACATTAACGTAAGGCGCCTTTTTAACATGATTGAAGAATCCATTGCCAGAAGCACACAGTGGGTGGTTTTTGAACCCAATGATGCAACCTTATGGAATTCCATTAAACGGGATGTATCCGCTTTTCTAACCATGCTCTGGAGACAGGGTGCACTCAAAGGAACTACGCCGGAAGAAGCATTTTTTGTTAAGTGTGACGGGGAAACCAATCCTTCTGATATGATCAATGCCGGAATGGTCGTGACGGTTATAGGCATCGCCCCTGTTAAACCCGCTGAGTTTGTCATTTTTAAAATAGGACAGTCTGAAGGCGGTATAGAAACAAGCGAAGAAGAATAA
- a CDS encoding phage tail protein: MPASDKNDKTMAVQDPYRSYNFKLLIGDMTEGHFMECSGMGVKIESISYREAGNNQVVRKIPGPVEYGDIELKYGLTDSRVLWDWFMSGVNGNIDRKNVSIQLLDSSGSLPVMQWDLINAWASEWKGAELDAMGKEIAIESVTLVYETLQRAGQSGGNGDKK, encoded by the coding sequence ATGCCGGCAAGTGACAAAAACGATAAAACCATGGCTGTTCAAGATCCTTACAGATCATACAATTTCAAACTTTTAATCGGAGACATGACCGAAGGGCACTTTATGGAATGCAGCGGCATGGGTGTTAAAATAGAAAGCATTTCATACAGGGAAGCAGGTAACAATCAGGTTGTGAGAAAAATTCCCGGTCCGGTTGAATATGGAGATATTGAACTTAAGTACGGCCTTACGGATTCCAGGGTTTTATGGGACTGGTTTATGAGCGGTGTTAACGGGAATATTGACAGAAAAAATGTTTCGATCCAGCTGCTGGACAGCTCGGGAAGCCTTCCTGTGATGCAATGGGACCTGATCAATGCATGGGCCTCGGAATGGAAAGGTGCAGAGCTTGATGCAATGGGAAAAGAAATCGCAATAGAAAGCGTAACCCTTGTATATGAAACGCTCCAGCGCGCAGGTCAAAGTGGTGGAAATGGTGATAAAAAATAA
- the priA gene encoding primosomal protein N' — MPPMISTDYIEVAVTLPVNQTFVYGIPDAFRADACPGMRVLVPFGRRRVTGYILEEKKESGPYKTKDVLDLLDDHPLFSESDIAFFKWVAGYYIYPLGDTIKAALPAGLDCMDVSCAFVTVKGAQALEAGDLPHEEARVLDLAVVKDGISLKALSRRDSGGASVLRRLEKKDLVQISAVLQKETAGIKTEKFISLPKQTPTQQIRMSAKRQKILSIVREAGEISLTSLKRHVPTAPNLIKPLAQAGWLNVVSRRVFRDPLGEPVTPDTPPELTDEQAAVVKEIQGRADVFSPCLLVGVTGSGKTEVYMRLVADAVEKGRGAIVLVPEIALISQTERRFRARFGENIAVIHSMLSQGERLDQWRKISLGKVNIVIGARSAIFAPIRDIGIIIVDEEHDYSYKQESGLRYNARDLAVVRAKMHNCPVVLGSATPSVQSCRNVVLEKFFKLELTRRVNNQTLPEITLVDMKKYQGNWGTDSIITPELGRGIRSCLEKGNQALIFLNRRGFSTFPVCASCGKTLGCPHCDVTMTFHKGEDHYKCHLCGHILTSDIQCPDCGTGKIRNLGFGTEKIESMLKSLFPDARVARMDQDSTARKGSTLAILRQIRNRTVDIIVGTQMLAKGHDFPAITLVGVICADLSLSLPDFRASERTFQLLAQVAGRAGRGEEPGRVIMQTFNPDHFTIKAARNQDYLEFFNQETPFRKALMYPPFSRMIQLKISGKNADKTRDHARLAADLLEQLNTREPQAQILGPIEAAIQRISSRYRWQILIKCVSSVNISRMVSAMVRDPAIQKVKSVSVVIDVDPYSLL, encoded by the coding sequence ATGCCCCCCATGATTTCCACAGACTACATTGAGGTGGCTGTTACCCTGCCTGTGAACCAGACTTTTGTTTACGGGATTCCCGATGCGTTCCGGGCTGATGCCTGTCCCGGTATGCGGGTGCTGGTGCCCTTTGGGCGGCGCAGGGTCACCGGTTATATACTGGAGGAGAAAAAGGAAAGCGGGCCATATAAGACTAAAGATGTGCTGGATCTGCTGGATGATCACCCTCTGTTTTCCGAATCTGACATTGCCTTTTTCAAATGGGTGGCAGGTTATTATATCTATCCTTTAGGAGACACCATTAAAGCGGCATTGCCCGCCGGTCTGGACTGCATGGATGTTTCCTGTGCCTTTGTCACGGTTAAGGGCGCACAAGCCCTTGAAGCCGGGGATTTGCCCCATGAAGAGGCCAGAGTTCTGGATTTGGCCGTTGTAAAGGACGGGATCTCTTTAAAAGCCCTTTCCCGCCGGGACTCTGGCGGGGCATCTGTTCTGCGTCGGCTTGAAAAAAAAGACCTGGTGCAGATCTCCGCCGTGCTTCAAAAGGAAACCGCCGGGATTAAAACCGAAAAATTCATTTCCCTGCCTAAACAAACGCCGACCCAGCAGATCCGAATGTCAGCCAAACGTCAGAAGATTCTCTCCATTGTCCGGGAGGCAGGGGAAATTTCTTTGACCAGTCTTAAGCGGCATGTGCCCACGGCACCAAATTTGATTAAACCCCTGGCCCAGGCCGGGTGGCTGAACGTGGTCAGCCGCCGGGTATTCAGAGATCCTTTAGGGGAGCCGGTAACACCGGATACCCCGCCTGAACTTACCGATGAACAGGCAGCAGTTGTAAAAGAGATCCAGGGGCGTGCAGACGTGTTTTCCCCCTGCCTGCTGGTGGGCGTGACCGGATCCGGCAAAACCGAAGTGTATATGCGCCTAGTGGCGGATGCCGTGGAAAAGGGCAGGGGGGCTATTGTTCTGGTGCCGGAAATTGCCCTGATTTCCCAGACCGAGCGGCGTTTCAGAGCAAGGTTTGGTGAGAACATTGCGGTAATCCACTCCATGCTTTCCCAGGGAGAGCGCCTGGATCAGTGGCGAAAAATCAGCCTTGGTAAGGTCAATATCGTCATTGGTGCCCGGTCTGCGATTTTTGCGCCGATCCGGGACATCGGCATTATCATTGTGGATGAGGAACATGACTATTCATATAAACAGGAATCGGGTCTACGCTATAATGCCCGGGACCTTGCCGTGGTCCGGGCGAAAATGCACAACTGCCCTGTGGTGTTAGGCTCGGCCACGCCTTCGGTGCAGTCCTGCCGGAATGTGGTGTTGGAAAAATTTTTTAAACTGGAATTGACCCGGCGGGTGAACAACCAGACGTTGCCTGAAATCACCCTGGTGGATATGAAAAAGTACCAGGGAAACTGGGGGACAGACAGTATCATTACCCCCGAGCTTGGCCGGGGCATTCGTTCCTGCCTTGAAAAGGGAAATCAGGCCTTGATCTTTTTAAACCGCCGGGGGTTTTCAACTTTTCCCGTATGTGCATCCTGCGGCAAGACCCTGGGCTGCCCCCATTGTGATGTGACCATGACCTTTCACAAGGGCGAGGATCATTATAAGTGCCATTTGTGCGGTCACATTTTAACATCTGACATTCAATGTCCTGACTGTGGCACCGGGAAAATCAGGAATTTGGGGTTTGGCACGGAGAAAATTGAATCCATGCTGAAATCTCTGTTTCCCGATGCCCGGGTGGCCCGTATGGACCAGGATTCCACGGCCAGAAAGGGCAGCACCCTGGCGATTTTGCGTCAGATTCGCAACCGTACCGTGGATATTATTGTGGGCACCCAGATGTTGGCCAAGGGGCACGATTTTCCGGCCATTACCCTGGTGGGGGTAATCTGTGCGGATTTAAGCTTAAGCCTGCCCGATTTCAGGGCAAGTGAACGCACCTTCCAGTTGCTGGCCCAGGTGGCGGGCCGGGCTGGCCGGGGAGAGGAACCCGGCCGGGTGATCATGCAGACCTTTAACCCGGATCACTTCACCATTAAAGCCGCCCGTAATCAGGATTACCTTGAATTTTTTAATCAGGAAACTCCCTTTAGAAAGGCGCTGATGTATCCGCCGTTTTCCCGGATGATCCAGCTCAAGATTTCAGGAAAAAATGCAGATAAGACAAGGGACCATGCCCGGCTTGCCGCAGACCTTCTTGAACAGCTCAATACCCGGGAACCCCAAGCCCAGATTTTAGGACCAATTGAGGCGGCCATCCAGAGAATTTCTTCCCGGTACAGATGGCAGATTCTTATTAAATGTGTTTCATCAGTTAATATCAGCCGGATGGTGTCTGCCATGGTCCGGGACCCGGCCATCCAGAAAGTGAAATCCGTCTCCGTTGTTATCGATGTGGATCCCTATTCCCTGCTTTAG